The following are encoded in a window of Rhodopirellula bahusiensis genomic DNA:
- a CDS encoding sigma-70 family RNA polymerase sigma factor: MTRSCKAFEDLLQQAQRPVLGHLIRLTGSVHAAQDLLQSANVTAMEKQNTFEPGTNFVAWLIQIACNHHRNQARKLASSRSVVLIDDQLHEVIERRYRERVEQQRQHNDWQRLKHCVEQLPDHQRELVKLFYFDGQTLNQLAEHTGRKANAIGQALHRARQRLIRCVQRNQDPTDTESIDVELLTDPPLSQQTAETP; encoded by the coding sequence TTGACTCGTTCCTGCAAGGCTTTCGAAGACCTGCTTCAGCAGGCTCAACGTCCGGTGCTTGGTCATTTGATCAGGCTGACCGGATCGGTCCACGCTGCGCAGGACTTGCTGCAATCAGCGAATGTGACCGCGATGGAAAAACAAAACACGTTTGAACCGGGAACCAACTTCGTTGCCTGGTTGATCCAGATCGCCTGCAACCACCATCGCAATCAGGCTCGCAAACTTGCCTCCTCGCGGTCTGTGGTGCTGATCGACGATCAACTCCACGAAGTCATCGAACGACGGTACCGCGAACGAGTCGAACAACAGCGTCAGCACAACGATTGGCAACGCTTGAAGCATTGCGTGGAACAACTGCCCGACCATCAGCGTGAACTGGTCAAGCTCTTTTATTTTGATGGACAAACGTTGAACCAATTGGCCGAACACACCGGACGCAAAGCCAATGCAATCGGCCAAGCCCTTCACCGGGCTCGCCAACGTTTGATTCGCTGCGTTCAACGGAACCAAGATCCGACGGACACCGAGTCCATCGACGTCGAGCTTCTCACCGATCCTCCCCTTTCTCAACAAACAGCGGAAACCCCATGA
- the bshB1 gene encoding bacillithiol biosynthesis deacetylase BshB1 has protein sequence MTVTSSVFTDSDPYPDPDKIEPLDFLVVAPHPDDAELGMGGTIMRMIDEGMRVGVLDLTSGEPTPHGSLEIRKRETARATEIMKLTWRGNAGLTNRAVEATLPAREHIASFVRCLRPRWLFAPYHEDAHPDHVAATQLVEAARFHSKLSKTAMPGPRHHPQRIYYYFCIHLRLAVQPSWIVDISEQWDRKLESIRAYESQFITGRDPGPPSLTDRFRDDAAYWGRLIDRQYGEPFATKEPLAMTSLRDLL, from the coding sequence ATGACCGTCACTTCCTCCGTGTTCACGGACTCTGATCCCTATCCTGATCCAGACAAGATCGAACCACTCGATTTTTTGGTCGTCGCACCTCATCCTGACGACGCGGAGTTGGGCATGGGTGGAACGATCATGCGAATGATCGACGAAGGAATGCGAGTCGGAGTGTTGGACCTGACCAGTGGCGAACCGACACCCCATGGAAGCCTTGAGATCCGAAAGCGTGAAACGGCCCGAGCAACGGAAATCATGAAGTTGACTTGGCGGGGCAACGCGGGGTTAACCAACCGAGCCGTCGAAGCCACCCTGCCCGCTCGAGAACACATTGCTTCTTTCGTTCGGTGTTTGCGACCGCGATGGTTGTTCGCACCCTATCACGAAGACGCTCACCCAGATCATGTTGCTGCGACTCAGCTGGTCGAAGCCGCACGGTTTCATTCCAAGCTCAGCAAAACGGCGATGCCGGGTCCGCGGCATCATCCCCAGCGGATTTACTATTACTTTTGCATTCACCTGCGTTTGGCGGTGCAACCCAGCTGGATCGTCGATATCTCTGAACAGTGGGACCGCAAACTCGAATCGATTCGTGCTTACGAAAGCCAGTTCATCACCGGTCGCGACCCGGGCCCGCCGAGCCTGACCGATCGATTCCGAGACGATGCGGCTTACTGGGGTCGTTTGATCGATCGCCAGTACGGCGAGCCGTTTGCAACCAAAGAACCTCTTGCGATGACCAGTTTGCGAGACTTGCTCTGA
- a CDS encoding sialate O-acetylesterase has product MRTPLFTRFLLAGIAIASCLTGSTVQAELMMPAIFGDSMVVQRNEPVHIWGWTKPGQEVSVQLGDRAAKGKANDEGRFDISVPALPAGGPYDLTVKADETKTFTDVLVGEVWICSGQSNMAWAVQSANDADLESLTANYPEIRLISVPQVGTQEPQRDFKGNWAAATPETVKGFSAVGYFFGRQLHQTLDVPVGLIDNAWGGSAAEAWVPRDVLEADDKYESLLAGWDKRMANYDYDALLKSWEEKHRKWVADGRKGNAPRRPRDDSAGNHRPANIYNGVLLPTIGYTIRGSIWYQGESNAGRAYEYRDLFPLMIQTWRDKWGQGDFPFYWVQLADFRSEVEEPADSDWAELREAQTMTMSRLPNTGEAVILNLGESADIHPKNKQDVAKRLARWALAKDYGYDIPYRSPTYRDVKFEDNKAIVKFDHVGGGLDTFDVRELIGFTIAGEDQKFVHAKAKIVGKDTIEVSADSVKKPASVRYAWADNPISNVQSKEGLPMTPFRTDDWPGVTQPKK; this is encoded by the coding sequence ATGAGAACACCCCTTTTCACCCGGTTTTTACTTGCCGGAATCGCGATCGCGAGCTGTCTGACGGGCTCGACCGTCCAGGCGGAATTGATGATGCCGGCGATCTTTGGCGATTCGATGGTCGTGCAGCGAAATGAGCCCGTTCACATTTGGGGCTGGACCAAACCCGGCCAAGAGGTCAGCGTTCAACTGGGCGATCGAGCGGCCAAAGGCAAAGCCAACGACGAAGGACGGTTTGACATTTCCGTCCCAGCCCTTCCTGCCGGCGGACCCTACGATTTGACCGTGAAGGCGGACGAGACCAAGACGTTCACCGATGTCCTGGTTGGCGAAGTCTGGATCTGCTCGGGGCAATCGAACATGGCCTGGGCCGTTCAAAGTGCCAATGATGCTGACTTGGAATCCCTGACCGCGAACTACCCCGAGATCCGTTTGATCTCCGTGCCTCAAGTCGGGACGCAAGAGCCCCAGCGAGACTTCAAAGGCAATTGGGCCGCTGCGACGCCAGAGACCGTCAAAGGCTTTTCCGCAGTGGGTTACTTCTTTGGCCGGCAACTGCACCAAACCTTGGATGTGCCGGTTGGTTTGATCGACAACGCCTGGGGCGGATCGGCGGCCGAAGCTTGGGTTCCTCGTGATGTCTTGGAAGCCGACGACAAGTACGAATCCTTGTTGGCGGGTTGGGACAAACGAATGGCAAACTACGACTACGACGCGCTGTTGAAATCGTGGGAAGAGAAGCATCGAAAATGGGTGGCCGATGGTCGCAAAGGCAACGCACCTCGACGACCACGGGATGACTCCGCCGGCAATCATCGTCCTGCCAACATTTATAACGGCGTGTTGCTGCCGACGATCGGCTACACGATTCGTGGTTCAATTTGGTACCAGGGTGAATCAAACGCGGGACGAGCTTACGAGTACCGTGATTTGTTCCCGCTGATGATTCAAACTTGGCGCGACAAATGGGGACAGGGCGACTTCCCATTTTACTGGGTGCAATTGGCTGACTTTCGTTCGGAAGTCGAAGAGCCCGCCGACAGTGATTGGGCCGAACTTCGCGAGGCGCAAACGATGACCATGTCGCGTTTGCCGAACACCGGCGAAGCGGTGATTTTGAACTTGGGCGAATCGGCTGACATTCACCCGAAGAACAAACAGGACGTGGCCAAACGATTGGCACGATGGGCGCTCGCGAAGGATTATGGCTACGACATTCCTTATCGAAGCCCAACCTATCGCGATGTGAAGTTCGAGGACAACAAAGCAATCGTCAAGTTCGATCACGTCGGTGGTGGATTGGACACATTCGACGTTCGCGAATTGATCGGGTTCACAATCGCGGGCGAAGATCAAAAGTTCGTACACGCGAAGGCAAAGATCGTCGGCAAGGACACCATCGAAGTCTCAGCCGACTCGGTCAAAAAACCAGCTTCCGTTCGCTACGCTTGGGCCGACAACCCGATCAGTAACGTGCAAAGCAAAGAGGGCCTGCCAATGACCCCCTTCCGAACCGACGACTGGCCAGGCGTCACCCAACCAAAGAAGTGA